DNA sequence from the Falco peregrinus isolate bFalPer1 chromosome 1, bFalPer1.pri, whole genome shotgun sequence genome:
ATGGGAAATTTATTCCATCAAAGGCCATTGCACTAGGAAATGGGACTGGTGGGTCGGTggaggggggggcagcagctccccccccccaaaaaaaaaaaaaaatgaggttcCCTCCTCCTGGCCTTGGCAGGGACTTGGGGGACAGGGGGATGTTGGTTCTACGGGTCTCCATGCTGTCACAGCCTCCTGGGTTTGGGGTGAGCCGGATCCTACCCTGGTGCAGGGGATGGGGTGGATGTTTGGGGACCGGTGACATGAGGGCAACTGGGTGGCCCTGTGTCCCTTGGTGCTACCCCATAGCTCCTGGGGACTTGGTCCCCGCCCTGGACCATCCCCAGCTCTGCGCTGACATTTCTCCCTGCGTTTCCCTGGAGATGAGGTGGTTGCTGTGGAaaccttcctcctcttcttccttagccatcctcttcctcaccctggggggaggggggggggagggccTGGCGCTGCCCCCACCCAGCCCTTAAATTTGGGGACCCCCTCCAGGGGTGCACAGGGGGACCCCCGGGGTAGGGGTACACACCCACATGGGTGTGACAGCAGCACGCGTGTGTCTGGCTGTCCTTGTGCATGCTCCAGccgtgtatgtgtgtgtgcacacccGCCCTGTCATGCGTGACATCCTGCCGTTGCCGTGACAACCCCATTGAGCACATGGCTCAGGCTCCGCAGCATCGCGGGGGAAGCACGCTTGTTGCTGTGGAAACGGCCGTAATTGTAGCATTTTTCGGctaaaagaggggaaaaaggagggggagagaggaggagaaatggCTCTGTAGGGCAGCGGGCCAGGGACGTGTGCACCAGCCCAGCATGTCCTGCTGCACATGCGTGTCACGCTTGCAGGTACACACAGTGGCAATGCACAGGAGGCTGAAATTGGGTGAGAATCAGGAAAAGAAGAGCAGTGGTGGTGCTgccagaggggctggggctgtctgggtgctgctgctgcctctgcagtcCTTTGCAGTCGAGGAAAGCGGGCAGGCAGCCAAGGCTGGCACCAGCAGCCCGGCGGGCACCTGCAGCACCGGGTCGGTACCCATCCCTGGGGCCATAGTGTCATCTGCCACCCGTGGCATCCCTGGTTCAGCGTGGCCACGAGCCTCAGCTATGTTCTTGCGGGTCCCTCCGCTGCTCCCCACcctggctgcctgtgccagcctgtgGCCCAGTCCTGCTCTTCCCCATGGAAAGGGTTCAGGGGGGCACAGCACCGTCACTGGCCATCCACTTCCGCTTGTGTGTTGCAGATGAACCGCCCCATCCAGGTGAAGCCGGCCGACAGCGAGGGCCGAGGAGGTAGGTCCCTCCTTCCCCGGCTGCCCAGCGTGGTCAGGGGGGGCAGGGCCATCCGGGGGGTGATGGGGGAGATGGTGGCATCGGGGATCTGCCACAGGGAGGTTTGTTTGCAGAGAAACTTGTGAAAGGAGCTGCCTTTCCCAGTGGCATCCAAACCTGAGCACAGAGCAAACGCAatctctgctctccctgctcagCCATCTGGGGGGAATGTCCTGATGTCATGCTGAGAACATCCTGATGTCATACCATGAATGTCCTGACATCATGCCAGGCAGGgtgccagccagctgctctcTGACAGGCTCTTCGTTTATCAAACAACCTAATTAcctgcccagagctgcctgtggggaCCCTGACAGAGTTGAGGTGTAGGAGTTGGCCatgcctggccccagcccctctcaAACAGAAACTGCCACCCCCCCAAATTCTCCGTAGGTGTTTGCAGCTCACGGGGCTGCAGCATTTCCAGGCTGAGTTGATAATTTGGGCAAAATTGCAGGGATCGGATCAAAATCCCCTGATGTTCCTGGTGCCACAAGCAAGTGCTGGGCGCGTAGGCAGGCTCGGATGTGCAGGATGCTTGCGTGGGGCTGCCCGCCCTCAGCAGGATGGCTGGGGTAGATATCCCCCCTGTTCAAAACACATTATTAAACACGCTGCAAGCTGGTCCCGGCACGTCCCAGAGGGACCTGGCAAATAAATTACCCACTTACTGAGTGTAATTGGTGAAGGATTAAAAATCGATGAGTGAGCTCAGGCGCCCGGCTCTGGCCCCCTTGCCCAGGAGGCGATGCTCGGCTGCCAAGCCCGTTCCCGCAGCCGCCTTCACTGGGAGATGGTTTATGTTTAACTAGACAACACATGAGCCCTATTCCCTTAACTAATTTTCCTGGTACCTTAACGGACAGAGCATTAATCGTCTCCtgccattatttatttatttccccgGCAACGCTCTTGACAGGGCACCTTATTTTCTTTGTCAAATGCCATTAGCGCGCGGTGGGAGCGCGCGGCCGTGCAAGACAGATGCTggtaataataatgaaattctCATTATTTACTCTCCCTTCTCTCGTGTTTGGGTTATTTATGTCCCCTGGGCATGGTCAGAGGCTGTGGGTTATTCTGCAAGTCAATCATGCAAAGGCAATCACCGCTGTTTTGCGGGGTCTCTTTGTTTCCCAGTCGCATCCCACATCAGTGCCAGGGAAGCTGGCTCCTCCATCCTTGGAAGAAGCCCTAGCTCCGCTCCCTGAAGCAGGAGCCGGCTCTTCTCAGCTTCACCCCTTAGCAATTTTCCTGCAGGAGAGGTTTTCTCACCCTGAGTGTTTTGTAGGATGGAGGTGATAAACCCTGCATCTTTACTGCTGGATCGGCATTGCTCCCTCCCCAGGCTCTGGTGTTACCTGGCTCTTTCCCCTCCATGCACTGTCTGCAAACGGGATGAGGGGAGGGGATGGTGAGTGACATCCCACTCTCTGACGggcttggttttgcttttagaagACAGGAAGCTCTTTGTGGGCatgctggggaagcagcagagtGAGGATGATGTCCGGCGCCTCTTTGAGCCCTTTGGCCAGATTGAGGAATGCACCATCCTCCGAGGGCCTGACGGAGCCAGCAAAGGTGGGCTTTGGGGAGCCAGGTGAGCACCCTGTGGGTCGCCGGGTCCCACATAGGGTGTGAGCCGCCAGCTGGGCAGCGCTGGCTCCCACAGTGGTTGAATCCAACCTCTCCCATGTCCCCTTTCTGCCCTTAGGTTGTGCCTTTGTGAAATACGGCAGCCACGCTGAGGCACAGGCTGCCATCAACAGCCTGCACGGCAGCCAAACCATGCCGGTAAGTGCCAGGCTCTTGCCCTGCTGTGTTCGACCCCATGCTGCCTGCATAATCCAATGACCAGCTAATTTGATCCTCTGTCTAATTGGATCAAAATCCTACAGACTGGCAATTTGTTGGCCAGATCACCCCAAGGTTCATCCTTGCCTGGGCGCTGAGCCCTGGAGGTGGGTGTGCAGGGCTCATTCCCTCTGTGCTGGAGAAAGGGGCTGTTTAATGTAATGCCGAAGGTCAAAATTGTGAAcgaggagggaaaaaaggaaacagaggtCAGGGAGCTGCcgctggggagaaaaaacagctaTAATTAAACCTTGTATTGATCGCTGGTTGCTGCTGCCAAGCCGGGCACCATCCCCGGGGCCAAGGATGCTGCGGCTGCTGCAAGCCAGCGGGTCCCTCTCTGGAATGGGGAGACATTTCAGCGGCATTGCCAGGGTCCCACCATTGGCCCCATCTTCCCCCCATCTCAGGGTGCCTCGTCCAGCCTGGTGGTGAAGTTTGCGGACACAGATAAGGAGAGGACCCTGCGGCGGATGCATCAGATGGCAGGACAGCTGGGCATCTTCAACCCCATGACCATTCAGTTTGGCGCCTACGGGGCCTATACGCAAGCGGTAGGAGCTGGCGCTGGCCGGGACCTGGGGGTTCAGGGGAGCCCTGGGCGTGAGGAGCTCTGTTCTTGCCTGTGAAAGCCTGTGTGGGATTGTACCGGTGCCAGTGGGTACGGATGCCCATCAGGGTTGGTGTATCCCCATTTAGGAGCACAACAGAGGGCttcaccccctccccaggtgAGGGTGGCATGGCTGTAGGGTGCAGCAGTACCGTATATCACCCTTTTTAGTGTCACCTAGATGACCTCCTGTCCCTGGGTCCAGCAGTGGGTGGGTGGCATTTATCCTTCCGAGCCCCTATGCGTGGATGCAGAGGGGGAATGCTAATTtatcctgccctgctcccctcttCTCTTTGCCTCTCGCTCGCTTTCCCCtattcctccctttcttttcgTTAAGATCATGCAGCAGCAGGCGGCCCTGATGGCAGCTGCGCAGGGGACCTGCCTGAACCCCATGGCTGCCATTGCCGCTGCCCAGATGCAGCAGATGGCTGCCTTCAATGTCAGTGGGCTGGTGGCtgcccccctcaccccctcTTCAGGTACGACCCCCCTCTGTTTGCCCCCCATCCTGCTCAGCATCCTCAGAGGGGGCTGCCAGCACTGATGCCTCCTTCACTAGGTACAAGCACGCCCCCCGGCATCAGCACGGCACCCGTGCCCAGCATCGCCACGCCGATCGGGGTGAACGGCTTCAGCCCACTGCCACCGCAGACCAACGGGCAGCCCACCTCGGAGACCATCTACACCAATGGCATCCACCCCTACCCAGGTAACCCTCCCTGCATCTGCCCGTGCTCTCTGCCACGttcccccagggctggggacacaTGCTTGGCTCGTGCGGCAGGTGCCGGGGGTGCTTCCTGCCTCGGGAATGCGCTGGATGAACCAGCCGTGCACTGATCCCCACCGAAATCCCTCCTCCCGTGGCAGTGCCGCTTTTGTGAGCAGTGTGATGCTCCTGCCTTCTGTGAGACggcagggagcagccctgcccctcCGCGGCAGTGCCCGACTGAGAGCCTCTCTTGTGGGAGCCGCTGGTCCCTGTGTTTCTCTTGCTtattctctcttccttctccttttcttttcccagctcaAAGCCCCACCGTGGCAGATCCCCTCCAGCAAGCCTACGCAGGCATGCAGCACTATGCAGGTCTCAAactttgctttgctcttctcctctctctcccctctttgCTTCTCACCCttatttttggggggtgaaCGTTACCCTGGGGTTGAACCACAGGATTGGAGCGATGTGCTTGGGCACAAATTAATGTGGTGAGCACAGGGTGCCGtaccctgccaggagctgcggGGCAGCGATGGGAGTGACGCTGATGCAGAGCGCCATCCCTCGTCCCCAGTGACACAGATGCATTCCCCAAATGGCCCTCTGTGCAAATTTTGGATGGAGGAAAGTGAGTTTTAATGCCCACGGGGCTGAAATAACTCCATGGGGGAGAGCTGGCGGTGGTACCTAGGAGAGGGGGCAAGGTTTGGGCAGCGATGGAGAGCCTGCTCCATGCTGGATCCTGCCGACACACCAGCCTGCTGGTAGAGATGGCCATGGAGGCACCAAGACATCAAAAATCCTTGGATGTTTGTCATGTGGCCGAATCTGATGGCCAAGGAGATGggctgcagagagaagggagTCAAAGCATCCTGTTGGATGTACATCAAGCCTGGCAGTCATTTAATAATGAGCACTAACAGCAATTTTCAGATTTGACAGAAAATCAAGTTTCGGACCCCAAATTGTTGAGTTTTTTCAGCCAAAAGTGCTTGATTTCCTCAACCTTGAGGCCGTATTACTGCTGCCACCAACGTCGCTCCTGGGAGAGCCATTCCTATATCCCTGGTGTGCAGCGAGGCTGGGGCCATgctggcaggggtgggaagggcagagccagcagccctgggggaggAGAGGCACCTCCATCAAGGGTGGCAGCAAGGgacatccctgtccccagcccttcgtggggctggggcaggcaccAGGGTCTCAGCTCTGTGTTTCTCTCTCCCAGCAGCGTATCCCACTGCCTACGCACCCATCAGCCAAGCCTTTCCCCAGCAAGCGCCCATCATCCCGCAGCAGCAGCGAGAAGGTGAGGGGTTGTGGGGGGCACCCTGCCATGATGGGGTCGGTGACTCCTTGCTCCCCCCTCCAGGGGTGACCCCCTACCTCATGGCTGATGTGTGGCTGTCCTTTGTGTGTCACCCAGGTCCTGAAGGCTGTAACCTGTTTATTTATCACCTGCCCCAGGAGTTCGGGGATGCGGAGCTCACGCAGATGTTCTTGCCTTTCGGCAATGTCATCTCTGCCAAAGTCTTTGTGGACCGTGCCACCAACCAGAGTAAATGCTTTGGTAAGTCCCGGTGTGCGGCTCCCCCTGATGTCCCAGCTCAGAGGTCCAGCTCTCGCCAGTCCCCAGCTCAGGGGTCCTGCTCTCCTCGACATCCTGGCTCAGGGGTCCTCCTGTCCTCGACATCCCAGCTCTCCCCAGTCTCCATGTTGGGGGTCTGGCTCTCCCTGGTCTCTGGCTTGGAGGTCCAGGTCTCCCTGATGTTCCAGCTCAGGCATCCGTCTCTCCCTGACATTCCAGCCTGGggctctgcctctccccagcatccccacttCAAGGGTCCGGCTCTCCCCAGTGCCCCAGCTCAGGGGTCCAGCTCAGGCAGCACTGACAGGTGACTGAAGCCACGTGGTGGCTGGAGCAACACGGCTGTCTGTCCCAAAGCCAAAGGGCCAGTTTTTGTCCCGCACCATGCCAGGGCAGAAGGATGTGTCCTCCTGCCGTCCCCTCTTACGCTGTCCCCTGTGTCCTTAGCCCAGCACACCACTTGCCACTGCCATGTCTGCTCTGCTGATGTGGCTGAGTGCCACCACTGCCACCTGTATGTTCTGGTGTGCAGACCTGTCACCCTGGTGTCCCCACCCTGGTACCTCCACAGGACTGCAGACCTTGGTGTCCCTGTAGACCCTGTCACTCCAGTGTCTTTGGAGGCCCCATcacctcagtgctgctgcagaccctGTCACCCTGGTGTCCTGTGAGCCCATGCATCCCATCCTGGTGTCCCCACAGACCTGTTCACCTTGGTGTCCCCGCATTCCCCATCACTTCGATAGACCCTGTCACCCCAGTGATCCTGCAAATCCCATCACCTTAGTGCCTCTGCAGACCACTCTCGTGTCCCTGTGGACCCTCTTACGCTGGTCTCCACAGACCCTGTCACCTCCATGTCCCTGCAGACCTTGGCGTCCCCAAAGATGCCATCAGCTCATCACCCAGTCCCCTGCAATCTGGGGCTGCGCTGTTACCCCACAGtgcccctctcccagcaccccagaACTGGGGCTCCACCGGAGGCTGCGCGCAGGAGCATCCTGTGGGATTTCAGCGCCTCGGTTGAAGTAAAGCGGTAACTTGTGGTGTGACGAACTCCTCTGACGCCTCGTCCCTTACCCCCAGGTTTTGTCAGTTTTGACAATCCGACAAGCGCTCAGGCGGCCATTCAGGCCATGAATGGCTTCCAGATCGGCATGAAGAGGCTAAAAGTCCAGCTAAAGCGGCCAAAAGATGCCAACAGACCCTACTGACCCCTGCTCACCCTGCCCCTACGGAGAGGTaaggggctgcgggggggctggccctgcagcaccccatTGCGATGCTCCAGGGGACCTGGCAGTGGGGCTTGGCTCACCTAGAGCATCGCGGGTGCCGTGTTTGCTCCAGGAAAGTCCTTGTGTGCGTGCCGGGGCGTCTCTGCACCAGGGACTGTCTGTGCGTGTGTTTCAAACTCAGAATTGGCAccccctctccatccctcaTCCCTCGGTCCTTCCTTCCCGCCATCCCCCAGGACACAGACTAATGGcctctttgctgttttgcaggTCGGGCGTCCCGCGGTGTCTGACGACTTTCCCCTTCCCCAAGTGCAGTATCCAAACCTGTAACTCTCTTTCTTTGCAACACATcccggaggaggaggaagaggaggaagtaGAGGAGGAGGTGATGGAGAAAACGGCGAAGAAGAGAGCCATTCTGGTcgtagcttttcttttcttttttgatttttttcccaaaccgGTCTTGTTTGTTACTTAACGGGAACAAGAGAGTGAGGAAGAcaaggaaggaggagagcaATGCGGCGTCGGGGCTGAGATTTGCTGCTGGCCGCTCGCCGGGACTCACTGAATCCCTCGCTGGGAGAAAGGACGACGGCCCCGGGCAGCCGGGGTACGATCcacctttgtttttttttttaaagcactcaTTTGCTGCTACTGATTTCCCAGGAGAAACGAGGAAAAGAGGCTCCAAATGGATTCTTAAACCAAAGCCGGTGGGATGGGACCAGCCTCGGGCGCTTCACCTGGAGGATGCTtgtttggagaaaagaaaaatggcaagattttctttttccccacatcgtgggggggagaaaaaaaaaggatcaaagTATGTTGGACTTATAGaagatatatataaataagtatatatatatatatatcccaTGGAGCAGGGGGGCGGGACGCACGCTTCCCCCTGCTTGTCACTGGCACAGGGACATAGGATTACTTGTTTCAGAGTCATATCATTCCTTAGAGTTTAGGGACCAAAGGactattgctttttttaaatatatctataaataaattaatttaaaaaaaaacaaaacacacaaaaaaacaaaaccaggaaagaagaagaaaaacaaaccagaaattaaGAAGGTTGAGAAAAACCTCGGGTGTTAAGAGCTGCAAGTGTTTCCTAGAGGGCTCGGTTTCGGGGGGCCGATTTGTGGGGCTCAAGGGCTCGGTTTTGGGGGCCAGTTCCTGGCCAGGGATGGGGGATGCAGAGGGGGGTTtctggggggctgtggtggctcccccagccccgcggcccTGGCAGGAGCCGGCAGGGGGGGAGTCAAGCTGGTCAAAAGAGCCCCTCGGTCGCCTCCGGCAGAGGGCGAAGCGATGCGgttctttgcattttcagttggttttgggggttttgggggttgttttttttttcagccaaaaaaaaaagaaaaaaaagaaaaatgtgaggtTTCGGCAGAAACAAAGCGAAGcaaaataaacttattttgtCAAAATCGTCACCTTGGTTGGTTCGTTGGAGCAATTGCTGCCGTGTCCTGTCACCCCCACTCCCCCGAGAAGATGACGCTGGGAACCCCTTTCTGACCAGCTCGACCCTGGCTGGGCCGAGGTGACACCAGGGGAGGAGGGTGGGTCTCTCGTATTTGCTTTTTCCCAGGAATTACCGTTTCCTGAAGGAATTCATGGCAGCTGCGGAGGGGACCAGGGCAGGACCTGGCCCCATGGTTTCACCTTCTGGCTGAGCAATGGGGAGCTTCTGGGTGACATTGGCACATCCCCTCGGTGGCTGCACCCGCAGACAAGCGGCTGCGGTGATCGGGGGAAAGGGGCTTGgttgattttttatttaaggGGGGCAGAAGAACCCTAAACCCCACAAATTCAAGCAAGAAGAGTGGGTAGCCGGCAGGGCGGGTGGTGAGGGGACAGCCACCTGCCTGatgccccccctgccccggttTGGGTGGCCCTTGGGGACATCACGCAGCCAGTTGGAGATGAGCAGTAGTGGACAGATGTTGGGGTCCCTCTGTAACTCCCTGAGGGCAGGGGACACTGCAGAGGTGACGCTGAGTGCACCCACTGGTGTGATGAGCCTGGCAGGTCTGAGCCAGTGACTGTTCCCAAACGagggtatttttttaagtcaattCTTAACTTTCTTTTGAAACCCTAGCTGGTAATGACACCCCGGCTCCCGCAGGGCAGTGAAGGGCTGGTTTGGGGGATTCATTGTTATTGTTTTGGATCCCTGGGCCCCTCGAACGCCTGGCAGGGGATCCCTGTGTCCCTGCCGGGCTGGCCGGTGTCCCCAGGCGCCTTTGGGTTGATGCCACCTCTCAACGGCTGGTATTTCAGTGCCGAGGCCTCGTGCTGCTGCGATTGACCCGAGAGCTGCTGGGGCATGGGGAACCGCGGTGGCACCCCATCGCCTCCgccagccctgccacctccgccagccccgccgcctccTGGTCCTGGGCCGAGCCCCAGGGCATCCCGGCGGGTTCGTGTGGGTC
Encoded proteins:
- the CELF6 gene encoding CUGBP Elav-like family member 6 isoform X5 encodes the protein MAAAGSGVAAAAAEAGAAFSTANSGRVNGLSRPPGAIAMKDHDAIKLFVGQIPRNLEESDLKPLFEEFGRIYELTVLKDRFTGMHKGCAFLTYCARDSALKAQSALHEQKTLPGMNRPIQVKPADSEGRGEDRKLFVGMLGKQQSEDDVRRLFEPFGQIEECTILRGPDGASKGCAFVKYGSHAEAQAAINSLHGSQTMPGASSSLVVKFADTDKERTLRRMHQMAGQLGIFNPMTIQFGAYGAYTQAIMQQQAALMAAAQGTCLNPMAAIAAAQMQQMAAFNVSGLVAAPLTPSSGTSTPPGISTAPVPSIATPIGVNGFSPLPPQTNGQPTSETIYTNGIHPYPAYPTAYAPISQAFPQQAPIIPQQQREGPEGCNLFIYHLPQEFGDAELTQMFLPFGNVISAKVFVDRATNQSKCFGFVSFDNPTSAQAAIQAMNGFQIGMKRLKVQLKRPKDANRPY
- the CELF6 gene encoding CUGBP Elav-like family member 6 isoform X2, encoding MAAAGSGVAAAAAEAGAAFSTANSGRVNGLSRPPGAIAMKDHDAIKLFVGQIPRNLEESDLKPLFEEFGRIYELTVLKDRFTGMHKGCAFLTYCARDSALKAQSALHEQKTLPGMNRPIQVKPADSEGRGEDRKLFVGMLGKQQSEDDVRRLFEPFGQIEECTILRGPDGASKGCAFVKYGSHAEAQAAINSLHGSQTMPGASSSLVVKFADTDKERTLRRMHQMAGQLGIFNPMTIQFGAYGAYTQAIMQQQAALMAAAQGTCLNPMAAIAAAQMQQMAAFNVSGLVAAPLTPSSGTSTPPGISTAPVPSIATPIGVNGFSPLPPQTNGQPTSETIYTNGIHPYPAQSPTVADPLQQAYAGMQHYAAYPTAYAPISQAFPQQAPIIPQQQREGPEGCNLFIYHLPQEFGDAELTQMFLPFGNVISAKVFVDRATNQSKCFGFVSFDNPTSAQAAIQAMNGFQIGMKRLKVQLKRPKDANRPY
- the CELF6 gene encoding CUGBP Elav-like family member 6 isoform X3, whose translation is MAAAGSGVAAAAAEAGAAFSTANSGRVNGLSRPPGAIAMKDHDAIKLFVGQIPRNLEESDLKPLFEEFGRIYELTVLKDRFTGMHKGCAFLTYCARDSALKAQSALHEQKTLPGMNRPIQVKPADSEGRGDRKLFVGMLGKQQSEDDVRRLFEPFGQIEECTILRGPDGASKGCAFVKYGSHAEAQAAINSLHGSQTMPGASSSLVVKFADTDKERTLRRMHQMAGQLGIFNPMTIQFGAYGAYTQAIMQQQAALMAAAQGTCLNPMAAIAAAQMQQMAAFNVSGLVAAPLTPSSGTSTPPGISTAPVPSIATPIGVNGFSPLPPQTNGQPTSETIYTNGIHPYPAQSPTVADPLQQAYAGMQHYAAAYPTAYAPISQAFPQQAPIIPQQQREGPEGCNLFIYHLPQEFGDAELTQMFLPFGNVISAKVFVDRATNQSKCFGFVSFDNPTSAQAAIQAMNGFQIGMKRLKVQLKRPKDANRPY
- the CELF6 gene encoding CUGBP Elav-like family member 6 isoform X7; amino-acid sequence: MQLPQVPAPGPRPPVLWVPAGSKILCIEMNRPIQVKPADSEGRGDRKLFVGMLGKQQSEDDVRRLFEPFGQIEECTILRGPDGASKGCAFVKYGSHAEAQAAINSLHGSQTMPGASSSLVVKFADTDKERTLRRMHQMAGQLGIFNPMTIQFGAYGAYTQAIMQQQAALMAAAQGTCLNPMAAIAAAQMQQMAAFNVSGLVAAPLTPSSGTSTPPGISTAPVPSIATPIGVNGFSPLPPQTNGQPTSETIYTNGIHPYPAQSPTVADPLQQAYAGMQHYAAAYPTAYAPISQAFPQQAPIIPQQQREGPEGCNLFIYHLPQEFGDAELTQMFLPFGNVISAKVFVDRATNQSKCFGFVSFDNPTSAQAAIQAMNGFQIGMKRLKVQLKRPKDANRPY
- the CELF6 gene encoding CUGBP Elav-like family member 6 isoform X6, with the translated sequence MQLPQVPAPGPRPPVLWVPAGSKILCIEMNRPIQVKPADSEGRGEDRKLFVGMLGKQQSEDDVRRLFEPFGQIEECTILRGPDGASKGCAFVKYGSHAEAQAAINSLHGSQTMPGASSSLVVKFADTDKERTLRRMHQMAGQLGIFNPMTIQFGAYGAYTQAIMQQQAALMAAAQGTCLNPMAAIAAAQMQQMAAFNVSGLVAAPLTPSSGTSTPPGISTAPVPSIATPIGVNGFSPLPPQTNGQPTSETIYTNGIHPYPAQSPTVADPLQQAYAGMQHYAAAYPTAYAPISQAFPQQAPIIPQQQREGPEGCNLFIYHLPQEFGDAELTQMFLPFGNVISAKVFVDRATNQSKCFGFVSFDNPTSAQAAIQAMNGFQIGMKRLKVQLKRPKDANRPY
- the CELF6 gene encoding CUGBP Elav-like family member 6 isoform X1, with protein sequence MAAAGSGVAAAAAEAGAAFSTANSGRVNGLSRPPGAIAMKDHDAIKLFVGQIPRNLEESDLKPLFEEFGRIYELTVLKDRFTGMHKGCAFLTYCARDSALKAQSALHEQKTLPGMNRPIQVKPADSEGRGEDRKLFVGMLGKQQSEDDVRRLFEPFGQIEECTILRGPDGASKGCAFVKYGSHAEAQAAINSLHGSQTMPGASSSLVVKFADTDKERTLRRMHQMAGQLGIFNPMTIQFGAYGAYTQAIMQQQAALMAAAQGTCLNPMAAIAAAQMQQMAAFNVSGLVAAPLTPSSGTSTPPGISTAPVPSIATPIGVNGFSPLPPQTNGQPTSETIYTNGIHPYPAQSPTVADPLQQAYAGMQHYAAAYPTAYAPISQAFPQQAPIIPQQQREGPEGCNLFIYHLPQEFGDAELTQMFLPFGNVISAKVFVDRATNQSKCFGFVSFDNPTSAQAAIQAMNGFQIGMKRLKVQLKRPKDANRPY
- the CELF6 gene encoding CUGBP Elav-like family member 6 isoform X4, with the translated sequence MAAAGSGVAAAAAEAGAAFSTANSGRVNGLSRPPGAIAMKDHDAIKLFVGQIPRNLEESDLKPLFEEFGRIYELTVLKDRFTGMHKGCAFLTYCARDSALKAQSALHEQKTLPGMNRPIQVKPADSEGRGEDRKLFVGMLGKQQSEDDVRRLFEPFGQIEECTILRGPDGASKGCAFVKYGSHAEAQAAINSLHGSQTMPGASSSLVVKFADTDKERTLRRMHQMAGQLGIFNPMTIQFGAYGAYTQAIMQQQAALMAAAQGTCLNPMAAIAAAQMQQMAAFNVSGLVAAPLTPSSGTSTPPGISTAPVPSIATPIGVNGFSPLPPQTNGQPTSETIYTNGIHPYPAAYPTAYAPISQAFPQQAPIIPQQQREGPEGCNLFIYHLPQEFGDAELTQMFLPFGNVISAKVFVDRATNQSKCFGFVSFDNPTSAQAAIQAMNGFQIGMKRLKVQLKRPKDANRPY